The following proteins come from a genomic window of Astatotilapia calliptera chromosome 11, fAstCal1.2, whole genome shotgun sequence:
- the colec10 gene encoding collectin-10 — translation MPRLLVLCVFVAIFSYVSVSIEVCTSSLIPGAKGDQGGIGDDGDQGKLGKNGPPGLPGVPGESGLKGELGHTGKIGPTGDRGDKGDKGVDGPAGLKGKPGTMCDCGRYRKVVGQLDINVGKLGNAVKFVKNVVLGLRETEERYYLLVKEPKRFREASMNCKLRGGNLAMPKSTNINRLMADYVSQAGLTRVYIGVQTQTKGMDGSSHVYADSTPLQGFASWSQEEELQPNTNSSCVELLSTGTWAHVECEATMFFICEFPKSRRRRGGREAVASSSS, via the exons ATGCCGCGGCTCTTGGTGCTCTGCGTGTTTGTAGCCATCTTCAGCTACGTTTCTGTTTCTATAGAGGTTTGCACCAGCTCCTTGATACCAGGAGCTAAAG GGGACCAAGGTGGGATTGGAGATGATGGAGATCAGGGGAAACTGGGGAAGAATGGACCACCAGGACTTCCAG GAGTGCCGGGGGAGTCGGGCCTTAAAGGAGAATTGGGCCACACAGGAAAGATTGGGCCTACTGGAGACAGAG GTGACAAGGGTGATAAAGGTGTAGATGGACCAGCTGGTTTAAAAGGGAAACCAG GTACAATGTGTGACTGTGGGAGGTACAGGAAGGTGGTTGGACAGCTCGATATCAATGTAGGCAAGCTGGGGAATGCAGTCAAGTTTGTGAAGAACG TGGTTCTTGGCTTGAGAGAAACAGAAGAGAGGTACTACCTGCTGGTGAAGGAGCCCAAGAGGTTTAGAGAGGCTTCAATGAACTGCAAGCTCAGAGGAGGCAACCTGGCCATGCCTAAAAGCACCAACATCAACCGTCTCATGGCAGACTATGTTAGTCAGGCAGGACTGACAAGAGTGTATATAGGAGTGCAGACTCAAACCAAGGGCATG GACGGGAGCAGTCACGTTTATGCAGACTCCACCCCTCTGCAGGGTTTTGCATCTTGGAGCCAAGAGGAGGAGCTACAGCCCAACACAAACTCCAGCTGCGTGGAGCTGCTCAGCACTGGAACGTGGGCTCACGTGGAGTGTGAAGCCACCATGTTTTTCATCTGTGAGTTCCCGAAgagcaggagaagaagaggaggaagagaggcagTTGCCTCGTCATCATCTTGA